From the Bacteroidota bacterium genome, one window contains:
- the gldA gene encoding gliding motility-associated ABC transporter ATP-binding subunit GldA, translated as MSVKVSSITKMYGSQKALDEVTFSVDGGQVVGFLGPNGAGKSTMMKIITCFIPQTSGKVDVCGYDVTEQSLEVRKLVGYLPEHNPLYLEMYVKEYLEFIAGLHHLAGTKKARISEMIEITGLQIEQNKKIGALSKGYRQRVGLAQAMIHDPKVLILDEPTSGLDPNQLSEIRALIKSIGKEKTVILSTHIMQEVEAICDRVIIINKGKIVADENTELLRKSSTGDDIIMVEFDNPCSSKQLLQIEGVVRAEALNGNNWKLVSDGKTDIRSHVFQFAVQNNLTVLSMQKQEQKLEDIFHQLTQKKNS; from the coding sequence ATGAGTGTAAAAGTCAGTTCGATCACTAAAATGTATGGAAGTCAGAAGGCGCTGGATGAAGTGACATTTAGCGTTGATGGCGGTCAGGTTGTGGGGTTTCTTGGTCCAAATGGGGCGGGGAAATCAACGATGATGAAGATTATCACCTGCTTCATTCCTCAGACTTCCGGCAAAGTGGATGTTTGCGGATATGATGTGACGGAACAAAGCCTGGAAGTGAGAAAACTGGTAGGATATTTGCCTGAGCACAACCCGCTTTACCTTGAAATGTACGTCAAGGAATACCTCGAGTTCATCGCAGGATTGCATCACCTCGCCGGAACCAAGAAAGCGAGGATCTCTGAAATGATTGAAATCACCGGATTGCAAATAGAACAGAATAAAAAAATCGGAGCCTTGTCAAAAGGCTACCGGCAGCGCGTTGGCCTGGCTCAGGCCATGATTCACGATCCGAAAGTGCTTATTCTCGATGAACCAACCTCCGGTCTGGATCCAAACCAATTGTCTGAAATCCGTGCATTGATAAAATCCATCGGAAAAGAAAAAACCGTGATTCTTTCGACGCATATCATGCAGGAAGTTGAGGCGATTTGCGACAGAGTCATCATCATCAACAAAGGAAAAATAGTTGCAGATGAAAATACCGAGTTATTGCGAAAGTCCTCTACCGGTGATGATATTATCATGGTAGAGTTTGATAATCCCTGTTCTTCCAAACAACTTTTACAGATTGAAGGTGTTGTCAGAGCAGAAGCATTGAATGGAAACAACTGGAAACTTGTTTCCGATGGCAAAACAGATATCCGCAGTCATGTTTTTCAATTTGCTGTTCAGAATAATCTCACAGTATTGTCAATGCAAAAGCAGGAGCAGAAACTCGAAGATATTTTCCATCAGCTGACGCAGAAAAAAAATTCCTGA
- a CDS encoding methionine adenosyltransferase, with amino-acid sequence MSYLFTSESVSEGHPDKVADQISDALIDYFLAYDPKSKVACETLVTTGQVVLAGEVKSEAYLDVQDIARDVIRKIGYTKSEYMFEANSCGIFSAIHEQSPDINQGVDKKDPWKQGAGDQGMMFGYASKETDTYMPLPLELAHLLLRELAAIRKEGKTMTYLRPDAKSQVTIEYGDDNQPIRIDTIVISTQHDDFEKDAAMLKKIKEDVINILVPRVMKKLPKRVQALFNDKIKYHVNPTGKFVIGGPHGDTGLTGRKIIVDTYGGKGAHGGGAFSGKDPSKVDRSAAYATRHIAKNMVAAGLCDEVLVQVAYAIGVAEPVGLYVNTYGTAKVQMNDGEIAQKIRKIFDMRPYAIEQRFNLRTPIYLETAAYGHMGRETKVVEKIFNKGKKNEKRIKVKLFPWEELNYVTRLKDLFVTEKKSAKKTNAKQAQLEMV; translated from the coding sequence ATGTCTTATTTGTTCACCTCAGAATCCGTTTCCGAAGGGCATCCCGACAAAGTAGCGGACCAGATTTCAGATGCATTGATTGATTATTTCCTGGCCTATGATCCCAAGTCAAAAGTGGCTTGTGAAACACTTGTTACTACCGGACAGGTTGTCCTTGCAGGGGAAGTAAAATCGGAGGCTTACCTCGATGTTCAGGATATCGCACGTGATGTAATCCGTAAAATCGGTTACACCAAAAGCGAATATATGTTCGAGGCCAACTCCTGCGGAATTTTCAGCGCGATTCACGAACAATCACCGGATATCAACCAGGGTGTAGATAAAAAGGATCCATGGAAACAAGGTGCCGGTGATCAGGGTATGATGTTCGGTTATGCCAGCAAAGAAACGGATACCTACATGCCTTTGCCACTGGAACTCGCACACCTTTTGTTGCGTGAACTTGCTGCTATCCGCAAAGAAGGCAAGACAATGACTTACCTCCGTCCGGATGCTAAGTCACAGGTGACGATCGAATACGGCGACGACAATCAACCTATCCGTATTGACACGATTGTGATTTCCACACAACATGACGATTTCGAAAAGGATGCCGCTATGTTGAAGAAAATTAAAGAAGATGTTATCAATATCCTCGTGCCACGTGTGATGAAAAAATTACCAAAACGTGTGCAGGCATTGTTCAATGATAAAATCAAATACCATGTGAATCCGACCGGTAAATTTGTGATCGGTGGACCACACGGTGATACAGGACTTACAGGACGTAAAATTATCGTGGATACATACGGTGGAAAAGGTGCTCACGGTGGTGGTGCATTCTCCGGCAAAGATCCGTCAAAAGTGGACCGTTCCGCGGCATATGCCACACGTCACATTGCCAAAAACATGGTTGCAGCAGGTTTGTGCGACGAAGTACTTGTACAGGTTGCTTATGCTATCGGTGTCGCTGAGCCTGTTGGATTGTATGTAAATACTTATGGTACTGCTAAAGTTCAAATGAACGACGGAGAAATTGCTCAAAAGATTCGCAAGATTTTTGACATGCGCCCTTACGCGATTGAACAGCGTTTTAATCTTCGTACCCCAATTTATCTTGAGACTGCAGCATATGGTCACATGGGCCGCGAAACCAAGGTGGTGGAAAAAATCTTCAACAAAGGGAAGAAGAATGAGAAACGTATCAAGGTTAAATTATTCCCTTGGGAAGAACTTAACTACGTAACTCGTTTGAAAGATCTTTTCGTTACAGAAAAAAAGAGCGCCAAGAAAACCAACGCGAAACAAGCGCAGCTTGAAATGGTATAA
- a CDS encoding DASS family sodium-coupled anion symporter: MLKILIGPAAAIVTYLLLFYQGLSQPIAGTACVLVWMALWWIMEPVDLGVTSFIPFILFPILGVMDTATVAMQYMEQTIFLFMGGFFMAYAMEKWNLHHRLAYKVLRHTGQRPSKVLLGVMLTTFLVSMWISNTATVMMLLAAVLSIVRHEHLFDRKYHTQIACALLLGLGYTASIGGMATLVGTPTNMIFAGFYDKTFPNADPVSFSRWFLFAFPFSSILAVIAYFIIRKIFIPKAADLPFDMEFIRKEQEKSGKMSKEEKRVLMVFLVTVVLWFTRADIRIGDHELRGWAGYLSFGKWIKDSTVAMAAALALFIIPSSQTKNEALLEWKDVTKLPLRILLLFGSGFALAEGFEQSGLGNLFAGKLILLKDFPTWMIVLGVATLVTVLSEFASNVASIQLMLPILLPLSSTMGADPLQLMVPATLAASFGYMLPVATAANTIVYGTGYIPVKSMMKTGLLLNLSGILLLTLLMQWLHF, translated from the coding sequence ATGCTCAAGATTTTGATTGGCCCGGCGGCAGCAATAGTGACTTACCTATTACTCTTCTATCAGGGATTGTCACAACCAATTGCGGGTACTGCTTGTGTTCTGGTCTGGATGGCTCTGTGGTGGATCATGGAACCTGTAGATCTCGGAGTTACTTCATTTATTCCTTTCATCCTCTTTCCGATCCTTGGCGTCATGGACACCGCGACGGTCGCGATGCAATACATGGAACAAACCATTTTTCTTTTCATGGGAGGATTTTTCATGGCTTATGCAATGGAAAAATGGAATCTGCACCACCGGCTGGCATACAAAGTACTTCGCCACACCGGACAACGTCCTTCGAAAGTTTTACTTGGAGTGATGCTTACTACTTTTCTTGTATCCATGTGGATTTCGAATACTGCAACAGTCATGATGTTGCTTGCGGCAGTTTTATCTATTGTAAGACACGAACATTTGTTTGACAGAAAATACCACACACAAATTGCATGTGCATTACTACTCGGACTTGGTTACACTGCTTCCATTGGCGGAATGGCAACACTCGTAGGTACTCCAACCAATATGATTTTCGCGGGATTTTATGACAAAACTTTTCCGAACGCTGATCCTGTAAGCTTTTCAAGATGGTTTCTTTTCGCATTTCCCTTTTCTTCTATACTCGCTGTGATCGCTTATTTCATCATTCGCAAAATATTTATTCCAAAAGCTGCGGATCTACCTTTCGACATGGAATTCATCCGCAAAGAACAGGAGAAATCCGGCAAAATGAGTAAGGAAGAAAAACGGGTGCTGATGGTATTTCTCGTGACCGTTGTACTATGGTTCACACGCGCGGACATTCGCATCGGTGATCATGAACTGAGAGGATGGGCCGGTTATCTTTCATTTGGAAAATGGATCAAAGACAGTACTGTCGCCATGGCAGCAGCTTTAGCATTGTTTATCATTCCTTCTTCTCAAACAAAAAACGAAGCATTACTGGAATGGAAGGATGTGACCAAATTGCCTTTACGCATTCTGTTATTATTCGGAAGCGGTTTCGCGCTTGCGGAAGGCTTTGAACAAAGCGGACTTGGAAATTTATTTGCAGGAAAACTGATCCTTCTCAAAGATTTTCCAACCTGGATGATTGTTCTGGGTGTCGCCACACTCGTCACGGTATTGAGTGAGTTCGCATCCAATGTCGCAAGTATACAGCTGATGCTTCCAATCCTGCTGCCTCTGTCATCGACAATGGGTGCTGATCCTTTGCAGCTCATGGTTCCGGCAACACTCGCGGCTTCATTTGGCTACATGCTTCCTGTTGCTACCGCGGCGAATACCATCGTGTACGGAACAGGATATATTCCTGTGAAGAGTATGATGAAAACCGGATTGCTGTTGAATCTTTCCGGCATCCTCCTGCTTACATTGCTGATGCAGTGGCTACACTTTTAA
- a CDS encoding peptide MFS transporter: MATEKVKHPAGLRFLFFTEMWERFGYYLMLGILFLYMTDTAKGGLGFERKEASDVFGTFIALVFLTPFIGGLLADRVLGYRTSITIGGILMGIGYMSLAIPGVTMFYVSLLLIIVGNGFFKPNISTLLGNLYNEPKYKQKKDAGYNIFYMGINIGAFICNFFAAYLRNTFGWGHAFMAAGIGMLLGVAIFWIGNKHYKHADVLKPANPEDMGLGKVFGVVLLPAFIAGYLGWIIPGNIFGSDSTDAFIFGALPVAIFYVTLLSRLNAEDRRPVSALLAIFGVVIVFWAIFKQNGTALTTWAESYTDRELPAVIVPAAKTIGVVQELKFEEDTFPKVDVQFRTQKDPQGNIIKEVSVPHYFMNLSKDKWPEPGGTLHLVSTELFQSVNPFFVVVLTPLVVGFFAFMRRRNREPSTPAKIFWGLLITALSTLVMVSAVLVSQNGLEKSSAMWLVGVYAVITVGELCLSPMGLSLVSKLSPPRLTSLMMGGWFLSTSIGNKMSGVLAALWDGYEHKENFFWVNFFVALLAAVSILFMLKWLRKIVEEHTA; the protein is encoded by the coding sequence ATGGCTACTGAAAAAGTTAAACACCCTGCCGGTTTACGTTTTTTATTTTTTACAGAGATGTGGGAGCGTTTCGGGTATTATCTCATGCTCGGAATTCTGTTCCTTTACATGACAGATACTGCAAAAGGCGGACTTGGCTTTGAACGAAAAGAAGCGTCGGATGTTTTTGGAACTTTTATCGCGCTAGTGTTTCTGACTCCTTTTATCGGAGGTTTGCTTGCCGACAGAGTTCTCGGGTATCGTACATCTATTACCATAGGAGGGATCCTGATGGGAATCGGATACATGTCGCTCGCTATTCCGGGAGTTACCATGTTTTACGTTTCTCTTCTGTTGATTATTGTAGGCAATGGTTTTTTCAAACCGAATATTTCTACACTCCTTGGGAATCTTTACAATGAACCAAAGTATAAGCAGAAGAAGGATGCCGGTTACAATATTTTCTACATGGGAATAAATATCGGAGCATTCATCTGTAATTTTTTTGCCGCCTACCTGAGAAACACATTTGGTTGGGGTCATGCATTCATGGCTGCGGGAATCGGGATGTTGCTTGGTGTCGCCATCTTCTGGATTGGAAATAAACATTATAAACACGCGGATGTATTGAAGCCTGCTAATCCTGAGGATATGGGTTTGGGAAAAGTCTTTGGCGTGGTTTTGTTACCGGCCTTCATCGCCGGTTACCTGGGATGGATCATTCCCGGAAATATTTTCGGCTCCGATTCGACTGACGCGTTCATTTTTGGCGCGCTGCCGGTGGCGATTTTCTATGTCACCTTACTTTCACGTCTCAATGCGGAAGATCGCAGGCCGGTATCCGCATTGCTGGCCATCTTTGGTGTTGTCATTGTGTTCTGGGCCATCTTCAAGCAAAACGGTACTGCTCTTACAACCTGGGCTGAGAGTTATACTGACAGAGAATTACCTGCTGTTATTGTACCTGCTGCAAAAACCATTGGGGTGGTGCAGGAATTAAAATTTGAAGAAGATACCTTTCCGAAAGTAGATGTACAGTTTCGAACTCAGAAAGATCCTCAGGGTAATATTATCAAAGAAGTAAGTGTTCCTCATTATTTTATGAATTTGTCAAAAGACAAATGGCCTGAACCCGGAGGAACTTTGCATCTTGTCTCCACGGAATTGTTCCAGTCAGTGAATCCGTTTTTTGTTGTTGTTCTCACACCCCTTGTCGTTGGTTTCTTCGCGTTTATGCGACGGCGAAACAGAGAACCATCAACACCGGCCAAAATATTCTGGGGCTTGCTCATTACAGCTCTCTCAACCCTCGTGATGGTAAGCGCTGTACTTGTTAGTCAGAACGGTTTGGAAAAGAGTTCTGCCATGTGGCTGGTCGGAGTTTATGCCGTGATCACTGTCGGTGAGTTGTGTTTAAGTCCAATGGGATTGTCGCTGGTTTCTAAACTCAGTCCGCCCCGTTTAACTTCACTGATGATGGGTGGATGGTTTCTGAGTACATCAATCGGGAATAAAATGTCAGGTGTGCTGGCTGCTTTGTGGGATGGCTATGAACACAAAGAGAATTTTTTCTGGGTGAACTTTTTTGTTGCCTTACTTGCTGCCGTTTCAATCCTCTTTATGTTGAAATGGCTAAGAAAAATTGTAGAAGAACACACCGCTTAA
- a CDS encoding DUF937 domain-containing protein encodes MLDNLLQLIKENAGEAIINNPAIPNEKNDAAISVAGEGIMDQLKGMMSGGGAQNLMEIFQNGNAGSHPAVGQIGNNVAQSLMNKFGIDAGQASGIVQSLIPTVMNKLVHKTNDPNDSSFDLQGIMSSLGGGGGIMDNLKKMF; translated from the coding sequence ATGTTAGACAATCTCCTACAACTAATCAAAGAAAACGCCGGTGAAGCGATCATCAATAATCCGGCTATTCCAAATGAGAAAAACGATGCCGCGATCTCTGTTGCCGGTGAAGGAATTATGGATCAACTGAAAGGGATGATGAGTGGCGGCGGTGCGCAAAACCTTATGGAAATATTTCAAAACGGGAACGCTGGTTCACATCCGGCAGTTGGTCAAATCGGAAACAATGTCGCGCAATCTTTGATGAATAAATTCGGCATCGACGCGGGACAGGCGAGTGGTATTGTTCAGTCGCTGATCCCCACTGTGATGAACAAGCTGGTACACAAAACAAATGACCCCAACGACAGCTCATTTGATTTGCAGGGAATCATGAGCTCATTGGGTGGAGGCGGAGGAATTATGGACAATCTGAAAAAAATGTTTTAA
- a CDS encoding AhpC/TSA family protein, which produces MRLLTLLFIFIGLNSALAQSSFVLNGKIAEAKEKSVQVQINRSYLLYKPEITTVPLTSGQFSFTLNLERNRMVELNYGTMRMPVYAEPGKELNIEFTDAIPVQMQINGSVAEENGMVQKFFTLFQADFNDSLIQVRALSSTIDAFEMEAFKQRKTQNEFLKNAPQKDKLSPDFMLFLQDQINYHYWHQLLAYSILNANKDQKILTVSPLPAVMLEGLEKVNVSNEKALVSDAYREFLKYYVTYFASKANGFNKFKDPSTSADRKQAVAKEKLNGQVYAYWLARFTTDECERMSPFIMKKMMAELKENDAANIYTPSVKAHCDGRTGTSLAQQAEPVKETKESSKTSDDGLDLTDVNGKSVKLSDFKGKVVYIDFWASWCGPCRGMMPFSKKLHEQLTDKEKKQIIFLYISIDANKDGWLKGIKDMDIQGVNVLSPGNWSSKACSYFQINSIPRYMIMNKKGDIVNFNAPRPVEPTLIEELRRYAAE; this is translated from the coding sequence ATGCGGCTACTAACATTGCTTTTTATATTCATTGGTCTGAATTCTGCTTTGGCGCAATCCTCTTTTGTCCTCAACGGAAAAATTGCGGAGGCGAAGGAAAAATCTGTACAGGTGCAAATCAACCGATCGTATCTTTTATACAAACCGGAAATTACAACTGTTCCTCTTACGTCAGGTCAGTTTAGCTTCACACTTAATCTTGAAAGAAACAGGATGGTCGAACTGAATTACGGGACAATGAGGATGCCCGTATATGCTGAGCCGGGTAAAGAACTGAACATTGAATTTACGGATGCAATTCCGGTGCAAATGCAAATCAATGGAAGTGTGGCTGAAGAAAACGGAATGGTGCAGAAATTTTTCACGCTTTTTCAAGCTGATTTTAATGACAGTCTTATCCAGGTGCGTGCACTTTCTTCTACAATAGATGCTTTTGAAATGGAAGCCTTCAAACAAAGAAAGACGCAAAACGAGTTTCTTAAAAACGCACCTCAAAAAGATAAGTTGTCGCCTGATTTCATGCTCTTCCTCCAGGATCAGATAAATTACCATTACTGGCATCAGTTACTCGCGTATTCGATACTCAATGCAAATAAAGATCAAAAAATCCTGACCGTTTCTCCTTTGCCTGCAGTAATGCTGGAAGGGCTTGAGAAAGTTAATGTGAGTAATGAAAAAGCTTTGGTCAGTGATGCATACCGTGAGTTCCTGAAATATTACGTGACCTATTTTGCTTCCAAAGCAAATGGATTCAATAAATTCAAAGATCCTTCCACTTCCGCTGATCGTAAACAGGCGGTCGCGAAGGAGAAGTTGAATGGACAGGTATATGCATATTGGCTTGCACGATTTACTACGGATGAATGTGAGCGTATGTCTCCCTTTATCATGAAAAAAATGATGGCGGAGTTAAAAGAAAATGACGCGGCCAATATTTATACGCCTTCGGTTAAAGCGCATTGTGACGGACGAACAGGAACCTCACTTGCACAACAAGCCGAGCCGGTAAAGGAAACAAAGGAAAGTTCAAAAACATCTGATGATGGCCTCGATCTAACCGATGTCAATGGCAAATCCGTTAAGCTGAGTGATTTCAAAGGGAAAGTGGTTTATATCGATTTCTGGGCAAGCTGGTGCGGGCCGTGTCGCGGAATGATGCCGTTTTCAAAAAAACTGCATGAACAACTCACCGACAAAGAAAAAAAGCAAATTATTTTTCTATACATCTCCATTGACGCGAACAAAGACGGATGGCTCAAAGGAATTAAGGATATGGATATTCAGGGTGTCAACGTTCTTTCTCCTGGGAATTGGAGTTCAAAAGCATGCAGTTATTTCCAGATCAATAGTATTCCTCGTTACATGATTATGAATAAGAAAGGGGACATCGTTAATTTCAATGCTCCACGTCCTGTAGAGCCAACATTGATAGAAGAGCTGCGGAGATATGCAGCCGAGTAA
- the der gene encoding ribosome biogenesis GTPase Der: MSTIVAIVGRPNVGKSTLFNRLTESRKAIVDEHSGVTRDRHYGHAEWNGKKFSVIDTGGYVRGSDDIFEEEIRRQVEVAIEEADLLLFVVDVEIGITDLDDAMAAVLRKTKKKVFIVANKVDNPQRIPDAAVFYKMGLGDPYCVSSISGSGTGELLDDLVKELPKEFVDETEGLPRFAIVGQPNVGKSSLLNMLTGEERSIVTPLAGTTRDTIHQRYSKYGHDFLLVDTAGVRRKNKVKEDLEYYSVLRSIRAIEEADVCLFMLDAQSGINAQDLAIFSLIERNKKGVLIIVNKWDLMEKDQHSVKKYTEMIQSKIAPFTDVPIVFTSVQDKQRIHKALEMAVHVYENRIKKIKTSELNDFILPIMEKTPPPTVKGKYVKVKYVTQLPTHTPQFAFFCNLPQYVNEPYKRFLENKLRERFDFSGVPINLFFRSKNKED, encoded by the coding sequence GTGTCTACCATTGTTGCCATTGTAGGTCGTCCGAATGTGGGTAAATCCACCCTCTTCAACCGTCTCACTGAATCGCGTAAAGCGATTGTCGATGAGCACAGCGGTGTGACGCGTGATCGTCATTACGGCCATGCCGAATGGAACGGCAAGAAATTTTCCGTCATCGATACCGGTGGATATGTGCGTGGTTCTGATGATATTTTTGAAGAAGAGATCCGTCGCCAGGTTGAAGTAGCCATCGAAGAAGCGGATTTGCTGCTCTTCGTTGTAGATGTTGAAATTGGTATCACCGATCTGGATGATGCCATGGCCGCTGTACTTCGGAAAACAAAAAAGAAAGTTTTTATCGTCGCCAATAAAGTTGACAATCCTCAACGGATTCCGGATGCCGCGGTGTTTTATAAAATGGGTCTCGGTGATCCTTATTGTGTTTCTTCCATCAGTGGCAGCGGAACAGGTGAACTGCTCGATGATCTGGTGAAAGAATTGCCGAAAGAATTTGTCGACGAAACAGAAGGACTTCCACGTTTCGCGATTGTTGGTCAGCCTAACGTCGGTAAATCTTCCCTCCTGAATATGCTCACCGGTGAAGAGCGAAGTATCGTTACTCCACTCGCCGGGACGACGCGTGATACGATTCACCAGCGTTATTCAAAATACGGCCATGATTTTCTCCTTGTAGATACCGCAGGTGTTCGCAGAAAAAATAAAGTAAAGGAAGATCTGGAATATTATTCCGTGCTTCGTTCCATCCGCGCGATTGAAGAAGCCGATGTGTGTTTGTTCATGCTTGACGCGCAGAGTGGTATCAACGCGCAGGATCTCGCGATTTTCAGTCTGATCGAAAGAAATAAAAAAGGTGTTCTCATCATTGTTAATAAATGGGACCTCATGGAAAAGGATCAGCATTCAGTGAAAAAATACACTGAGATGATTCAGTCCAAAATCGCACCTTTCACCGATGTGCCGATTGTGTTTACATCTGTACAGGACAAACAACGTATACACAAAGCCCTTGAAATGGCCGTACATGTGTATGAGAACCGGATCAAGAAAATCAAGACTTCTGAACTGAATGATTTCATCCTTCCGATCATGGAGAAAACACCTCCGCCAACGGTTAAAGGAAAATATGTTAAAGTAAAATACGTCACTCAACTTCCTACACATACACCGCAATTCGCGTTTTTCTGCAACCTTCCGCAGTATGTGAATGAACCTTACAAGCGTTTTCTCGAGAATAAACTCCGCGAACGCTTCGATTTTTCCGGTGTTCCGATCAATTTATTTTTCCGAAGCAAGAACAAGGAAGACTGA
- the era gene encoding GTPase Era: MGHQAGFVSIIGKPNVGKSTLMNRLVGQSLSIVTPKAQTTRHRIKGILNDENYQVVFSDTPGILEPHYLLQEKMMDFVTESLKDADAVLYISDLSEAYGDEDLMRRLLQIKVPVVVVINKMDQSSPDEINKLVHGWKKKLNPHAIIPISALKDFNVEQVRDALLALMPEAPPYFPKENLSDASERFFVSEIIREKIFMHYQQEIPYSAEVGIEEFKEENKIIRINAVIFVERDSQKGILIGKGGESIKRIGTEARKDIERFLGKKVFLELFVKVEKDWRKSENKLRRFGYSL; the protein is encoded by the coding sequence ATGGGTCATCAAGCTGGCTTTGTTAGTATTATCGGGAAACCGAATGTTGGAAAATCGACCCTGATGAACAGGCTTGTAGGCCAAAGTCTGTCGATTGTAACGCCAAAAGCCCAAACAACCCGTCACCGGATCAAGGGAATTCTGAATGACGAGAATTATCAGGTTGTTTTTTCTGACACTCCGGGAATCCTGGAACCGCATTATCTGCTCCAGGAGAAAATGATGGATTTTGTAACTGAATCTCTTAAAGACGCGGATGCTGTATTGTATATCTCTGATCTGAGTGAAGCGTATGGTGATGAAGATCTGATGCGCAGATTGCTCCAGATTAAAGTTCCAGTTGTTGTTGTCATCAATAAAATGGATCAGAGTTCGCCTGATGAAATCAACAAGCTGGTACATGGATGGAAAAAGAAACTGAATCCACACGCTATCATTCCCATTTCCGCTTTGAAAGATTTTAATGTGGAACAGGTTCGTGACGCATTGCTTGCATTGATGCCCGAAGCGCCTCCTTATTTTCCAAAAGAAAACCTGAGTGATGCTTCGGAAAGATTTTTTGTTTCTGAAATCATCCGTGAAAAAATCTTCATGCATTACCAGCAGGAGATTCCTTATTCCGCTGAAGTTGGCATTGAAGAATTTAAGGAAGAAAACAAAATCATCCGTATCAACGCGGTGATTTTTGTAGAGAGAGATTCACAAAAAGGAATTCTCATTGGCAAAGGTGGTGAATCCATCAAACGTATTGGTACAGAAGCCAGAAAAGATATTGAACGCTTCCTTGGAAAGAAAGTATTCCTGGAGCTTTTTGTCAAAGTCGAAAAAGACTGGAGAAAAAGTGAAAATAAATTGCGACGTTTTGGATATTCCCTTTGA